The following are encoded together in the Anoplopoma fimbria isolate UVic2021 breed Golden Eagle Sablefish chromosome 9, Afim_UVic_2022, whole genome shotgun sequence genome:
- the eri2 gene encoding LOW QUALITY PROTEIN: ERI1 exoribonuclease 2 (The sequence of the model RefSeq protein was modified relative to this genomic sequence to represent the inferred CDS: inserted 2 bases in 1 codon) produces the protein MSTKKLAKELGLLRQRSKSSNGSNKSLLSNQIFSYLIVIDFESTCWRDKTNYGQEIIEFPAVLLNTSTGEIQSEFHTYVQPQEHPTLSEFCTELTGITQIQVEAGIPLQICLSRFSRWLQKLQLEMGVVFPNNPQRSSAPSPSQKLCTFVTWSDWDLGVCLQYECKRKQLHKPDVLNSWIDLRGTYRLFYDRKPKGLNGALQDLGIQFSGREHSGLDDSRNTAQLAARMMRDGCVMKITRSLEKMPLKVKPMFGNTTADNKKSNKDKEENTPTTNKHSSLQIPPESCQTKSCPENISKDLDTKSNASSVQICQSLISPKTLLNGTTTPLWGCSRRSVNNISSAVTVNCPSPRNNNNNNNSSSLVLCSTTLGCLSNLPQLSXTQGATAEEEGAELLVETEDRCGSYDDVVLEGEDDVILETEREFDADYVADFDSGCHVWEKRDGAHSSLDQVTLRDKTRDVVSVGDNFKTPKMISGSSTLNQFNKIRQHPTIPEPNTYFAVPKAVPRDSKANQHKTGLRSFLQGQEKPDRPHKIPKTNTPSLLRHNPFIPEKTSTPFTSFIRPKAVVTKHQETPKSSFSIFTDPPKPSRPSSCVSFCASKNVLSSVSTNVISSRANSSSISVTTKGGQRVTSPLCACGRRAKRQVVSNGGPNQGRGFYCCPVRRSGGGGLRIQKGCEFFKWESSLMKNSSAVAPAVGSSVSLCQINSTLSRRPQRSTLRKSY, from the exons TTGAGTTTCCTGCTGTTCTGCTGAACACATCCACAGGGGAGATCCAGTCCGAGTTTCATACTTATGTTCAACCCCAAGAGCATCCCACACTGTCCGAGTTCTGCACCGAGCTGACCGGGATTACACAG ATACAAGTTGAGGCAGGGATCCCCCTTCAGATCTGTCTTTCTCGGTTCAGTCGCTGGCTGCAAAAACTGCAGCTGGAGATGGGTGTGGTCTTTCCCAACAACCCACAGAGATCTTCTGCACCTTCACCTTCTCAAAAACTGTGTACTTTCGTCACATGGTCAG ACTGGGATCTGGGAGTTTGTTTGCAGTACGAGTGTAAACGCAAGCAGCTCCATAAACCTGATGTGCTCAACAGCTGGATAGACCTGAGAGGCACCTACAGG cTCTTTTACGACAGGAAACCCAAAGGCCTGAACGGGGCACTACAAGATCTGGGAATCCAGTTTTCAGGGAGAGAACATTCTG GTTTGGATGACTCCCGAAACACAGCTCAGTTGGCAGCGAGGATGATGAGGGACGGGTGTGTGATGAAGATCACTAGGAGCCTGGAGAAG ATGCCATTAAAGGTCAAACCCATGTTTGGAAACACAACTGCAGACAACAAAAAATCCAACAAAGATAAAGAGGAGAACACACCTACTACGAACAAACACTCATCATTACAGATTCCTCCAGAATCATGTCAGACAAAATCATGTCCAGAGAACATTTCAAAGGATTTAGACACAAAGAGCAACGCAAGTTCTGTACAGATCTGCCAAAGCCTGATCTCACCAAAGACGCTGCTGAATGGTACAACTACGCCTCTCTGGGGATGCAGCAGGAGGTCAGTTAATAATATTTCCTCTGCAGTTACGGTTAACTGTCCTTCACCAcgcaataacaacaacaacaacaacagcagcagccttgTTCTGTGTTCTACTACTTTGGGCTGCCTTTCAAATCTGCCTCAGCTGTC AACACAGGGAGCAACAGCAGAAGAGGAAGGAGCAGAACTGTTAGTGGAAACTGAGGACAGGTGTGGTTCATATGACGATGTGGTGTTGGAGGGTGAAGATGATGTAATTCTGGAAACGGAGAGAGAATTTGATGCTGATTATGTGGCGGATTTTGACAGTGGATGCCATGTGTGGGAAAAGCGCGATGGAGCACATTCATCTTTGGATCAGGTTACATTAAGAGACAAAACAAGGGACGTAGTGAGCGTTGGAGACAACTTTAAAACGCCAAAGATGATCAGTGGGTCCTCGACGTTGAatcaatttaataaaatcagGCAGCATCCAACGATCCCAGAGCCCAATACTTATTTCGCTGTGCCGAAAGCCGTTCCTCGGGACTCCAAAGCAAATCAGCACAAAACAGGACTTAGAAGCTTTCTACAAGGACAAGAAAAGCCAGACAGGCCTcataaaatccccaaaacaaacacaccatctctaCTCAGACACAACCCCTTCATCCCAGAAAAGACCTCCACCCCTTTCACCTCATTCATCCGGCCCAAAGCAGTCGTCACAAAGCACCAAGAGACTCCAAAATCTTCCTTCTCCATCTTCACCGACCCACCAAAACCCTCCCGTCCCTCCTCGTGTGTCTCTTTTTGCGCCTCCAAGaatgtcctctcctctgtgtcgACCAACGTGATCTCCTCACGAGCCAATAGTTCCTCCATCTCCGTGACAACGAAGGGAGGACAGAGGGTCACATCCCCGCTGTGTGCTTGTGGGCGTCGGGCAAAGCGCCAGGTGGTGTCCAACGGGGGCCCGAACCAGGGGCGGGGGTTCTACTGCTGCCCGGTGCGGCGGTCGGGCGGCGGCGGTCTCAGGATCCAGAAAGGCTGCGAGTTCTTTAAGTGGGAGTCTTCTCTGATGAAGAACAGTTCGGCGGTCGCTCCTGCTGTCGGGtcttctgtctcactctgtcagATCAACTCCACTCTGAGTCGTCGACCCCAGAGGTCAACTCTGAGAAAGAGCTACTAA
- the thumpd1 gene encoding THUMP domain-containing protein 1, protein MSANDARKRGKKRYAAGHHHSKRWKGSRELEVGMQGILITCNMNERKCTAEAFNLLNEYADQLCGPEKLQDTNGSSSEEEEAEEDVDVALKKEVAQLKASGAKQERRFQALDSGANNVIFIKTKNLESDKLVHHILSDLHTTKKKKSRVILRMLPVTGTCKAFQEDMVKYLTTFLEPWFKTPNCGTYQIAFKARNSSHNKRDEVIKSIAGLVGKLNPKNKVDLTNPELTIIVEVIKAVCCLSVVKDYALYRKYNVQEVVKEDTPKPDVTTARTDTNTAEEKEAQDGEETTKEETKKGDEDNGNNVPEDNKGADEDKGDGE, encoded by the exons ATGTCCGCCAACGACGCGAGGAAGCGGGGCAAGAAGCGGTACGCGGCCGGGCACCACCACAGCAAGCGGTGGAAGGGCTCCCGGGAGCTGGAGGTGGGCATGCAGGGGATCCTCATCACATGCAACATGAACGAGAGGAAGTGCACGGCGGAGGCCTTCAACCTGCTCAACGAGTACGCGGACCAGCTCTGTGGGCCCGAGAAG TTGCAGGATACCAACGGGAGCagcagtgaagaggaggaggctgaagaAGATGTCGATGTAGCGCTGAAGAAGGAGGTGGCTCAGCTGAAAGCATCCGGAGCTAAACAGGAGAGGCGCTTCCAGGCTTTGGACAGCGGAGCAAACAATGTCATCTTCATCAAGACTAAAAATCTGG AGTCTGACAAGCTGGTTCATCACATCCTGTCTGATCTCCACACCACCAAGAAGAAAAAGTCACGCGTGATCCTTCGGATGCTTCCG GTAACCGGAACGTGCAAGGCCTTCCAGGAAGACATGGTGAAGTACCTGACTACTTTCCTGGAGCCGTGGTTCAAAACCCCAAACTGTGGCACCTACCAGATCGCCTTCAAGGCCCGAAACAGCAGCCACAACAAGAGAGACGAAGTCATCAAATCAATCGCAG GTCTCGTGGGGAAGCTGAACCCGAAGAACAAAGTCGACCTGACCAACCCAGAGCTGACAATCATCGTGGAGGTCATCAAGGCGGTGTGCTGCCTCAGCGTGGTTAAAGACTATGCTCTGTATAGAAAGTACAATGTCCAGGAAGTAGTCAAAGAGGACACACCAAAGCCCGACGTGACCACAGCGAGAACGGATACGAACACAGCCGAGGAGAAGGAAGCACAAGATGGAGAGGAGACGACCAAAGAGGAGACGAAGAAAGGAGACGAAGACAATGGCAACAATGTTCCAGAGGACAACAAGGGGGCTGATGAGGATAAAGGGGACGGGGAGTGA